The Deltaproteobacteria bacterium genome includes the window AGAGCAATTGCATGCGGTGGCTCGGGATGCCCGCGATCTGGAGAAGCGGCTGATGAAACTGGCTCCTGGTATCGGGCCGACCACAGTGGAAATCTTTCTGCGGGAGCTTAGGGGTGTATGGCTCAAAGCCGCGCCACGCTTAAGCCCTTTGGCAGCGGAAGCTGCCAAGCATCTGGGGTTGGTGCCCTCAGGCTTAACGGCCCAGGCGGCCCTGGAGGCGCTGCAACAGTGTTGGGCCGCTGAGTCCCTGGCAGGATATGACTTTGCCGATCTGGAAGCCGCCTTGGTCCGCTTGGGGCGTGATTACTGCCGCAAGGCCAAGGGCCCGCCCTGTCCTATGGCTGCCCATTGTCAGCGGCCTGAGTGCCCTCGCCGTCCTTTCCGAAATAAATGAAGGGGGCCGTAACTAACCTTGGGAAAGGGGGCCAGCGGTCCCCTGACCCTCCCCTCAAATCTAAATGCCCAAGGAATAACTGAAACAGGCCGGGGCTCCCGGGTTAAGTCCCGCCGCCACTCAGGTTCAGACCGATTATGCCAATAATCACCAGTCCGAGGGAAATCAACTTAAAGACGCTTACCGGCTCCTTAAACCACATCATGCCGGCGGTGGCGATCAACGCCGTTCCCAGGCCCGACCAGACGGCATAGGCAATGCTGACATCGATTTTTTTCAGGGCCAGGGTCAAGGAGACCAGGCTGAAGCCGTAAAAAATGAACATGGCCAGCGACGGCAGAAATTTGCTGAACCCCTGAGACAGCTTCATGGAAATGGTGCCGCTCACTTCTAAAATGATGGCCAGAATTAGAAAAAACCAGGTCATTGCCTTTCCTAGATAATCTCCGGCGGTCCAGTTGGAGGAGGGCGAACCAGACCTTAAATCCGATTCGTCAAGACTACAGGCTGATAGCCGTCAGGGGTAATAGTGGCAAAATAAAAGGGAGACGCGACTTCCTGGGTGGCGGCGGCCCGCTTTTCCAGAAATTCCCAGCTCATTTCCAGCAGTTCCGCCAACGGCGTCCCCTGTTGCAGGGCCTTCAGCAGCCGCATTTCCATACCCAGATGACGGGGCATGACGACCAACGGTTGAACCTGAAGGCGCTCCAAAGGCAAGACGTTGTTTTCGCTGGCCAGCAGGGAAACCTGGTAAGTTGGGGGCGGGGTCTGGGGCGCATAACCCGCCAGGATGAAATATATCCGGCGCAAGTCCTCCGGCTCCGGCCCGTGTTGGGCTAAATAACGGCCATAGGCTTGGGAGAGGAAGGAAAGGGCAAACCCGATGATGGCCTCAATCTCCACCAGGCGGCGCTGGTCGACTTCGTGGCGCAAGGCCAGCGACAGGGGCACGCTGACCCCGGAGCCGCCGCTTATTACGGCGGCATGAGTCCCCAACGGAAACAGCTTTTCCACCGTGAAATAGTGGCTCTGACCGTCCTCAGCAAAAGTGGTGGCCTGACTGTCGGTGGCCAGGATAATCCCATGCTGGTTGTATCCTACCAGAGCTTGGGTCATAGAAGATTCTCCTTATATTAACCTTTAATAGGGTAAGTAATAATTTAGAATTGGACTTTTGCTCAACTATCTCCGGTGCGGCAGATAGACTTCCCGGGCCTTGATGCCGTCCGAGGGGCCGACCAGTCCTTCTTTTTCCATCATCTCAATGATCCGGGCGGCGCGATTATAGCCCACCCGC containing:
- a CDS encoding multidrug efflux SMR transporter — its product is MTWFFLILAIILEVSGTISMKLSQGFSKFLPSLAMFIFYGFSLVSLTLALKKIDVSIAYAVWSGLGTALIATAGMMWFKEPVSVFKLISLGLVIIGIIGLNLSGGGT